A window from Chitinophagales bacterium encodes these proteins:
- a CDS encoding tail fiber domain-containing protein produces MKQYLLLTVFLLFVFNDVISQNVGVGESTPATKFEIKGNAGIDLLNVKDQSNDSKLYVQEDGNVGIGTTSPRGKMHIAGDLVTSNSAGTVRKYSSSISSTQSGLFKMGELIMGGSSNNVLVTGKVYGQSGAGAGESDFSIMVRTNTFPGKNIKFWQKQSNAGKIIDLKVYEDPASGRIVVGFEPSSGLQSFAWDITIFERGNYNYWINENSYTELDPAGLTEIFPSSEDIGWTHGGNTGIGTISPTQKLDVDGNVRVRGLGAGVLSADGSGNISSGNIDWSNISNVPGEKWNGTDNTTGNINRTGNVSIGTSASSRKLEVHDNSDIIANFKRTNSNSVGISFEGDNGDLTRIYGAQKAMRVFHTPNGGSSSEVFTIEANGNVGIGGATSPSRNLEVQTEILINNPNNRGNALLELNRGGDGKDRAMVVHSNASTIDWYSGIPYNCGSLTDQYVISSQGHISDCSVTHTPEFLIDADGDVGIGVTNPSYKLHVNGRLKTNGINETSDARLKKNVKSLDKSLEKVLALRGVNYEWRTDEFSEMEFTEGIELGLIAQEVEKILPELVDTDNEGYKSVQYSHVVPLLIEAIKEQQLIINEKDQKIETIEALNMEQEERIKKLENAVFSNTRESNKISVHL; encoded by the coding sequence ATGAAACAATATTTACTCCTAACAGTCTTTTTACTATTTGTATTTAATGATGTAATCTCTCAGAATGTAGGGGTGGGAGAATCAACTCCTGCTACAAAATTTGAGATTAAAGGTAATGCAGGTATCGATCTTTTAAATGTGAAAGACCAAAGCAATGATTCCAAACTCTATGTTCAGGAAGATGGAAATGTTGGTATAGGTACAACTTCCCCAAGAGGTAAAATGCACATAGCCGGTGATTTGGTTACCAGTAATTCTGCTGGAACTGTAAGAAAATATTCCTCTTCCATTTCTTCCACGCAAAGTGGCTTATTCAAAATGGGAGAATTGATAATGGGCGGCAGTAGCAATAATGTATTGGTTACTGGTAAAGTTTATGGGCAATCAGGAGCTGGGGCTGGCGAATCTGATTTTAGCATTATGGTTCGCACCAATACATTTCCCGGTAAAAACATAAAATTTTGGCAAAAGCAGAGTAATGCAGGTAAAATAATTGATTTAAAGGTTTATGAAGATCCAGCTAGTGGAAGGATAGTAGTAGGCTTTGAGCCTAGTTCAGGTTTGCAAAGTTTCGCCTGGGACATCACCATTTTCGAAAGGGGAAATTATAATTATTGGATCAATGAGAACAGTTACACTGAGTTGGATCCCGCTGGGCTAACGGAAATTTTCCCTAGTTCAGAGGATATAGGCTGGACACATGGAGGAAACACAGGTATAGGAACAATTTCACCAACACAGAAACTGGATGTAGATGGTAATGTAAGAGTGAGAGGACTTGGTGCAGGCGTATTGAGTGCTGATGGTAGCGGAAATATTAGCTCGGGAAATATAGATTGGTCTAATATTTCAAATGTTCCAGGTGAAAAATGGAATGGAACAGACAATACTACGGGAAATATAAACAGAACCGGAAATGTAAGTATTGGAACAAGTGCCTCTTCAAGAAAATTAGAGGTACATGACAACTCCGATATTATAGCCAATTTCAAAAGAACCAATTCGAATAGCGTTGGAATTTCATTTGAAGGAGACAATGGAGATTTAACGAGAATATATGGAGCTCAAAAAGCCATGAGGGTTTTCCATACTCCAAATGGAGGTTCAAGCAGTGAAGTATTTACTATAGAAGCGAATGGTAATGTTGGTATCGGGGGAGCTACTAGCCCCTCAAGAAATTTAGAAGTACAAACAGAAATACTTATAAATAACCCTAACAATAGAGGCAATGCTTTACTTGAATTAAATAGAGGAGGTGATGGAAAAGATAGAGCAATGGTAGTTCATTCTAATGCATCTACAATAGATTGGTACAGTGGTATCCCCTACAATTGTGGAAGCCTTACAGACCAATACGTAATAAGTAGTCAAGGACATATTAGTGATTGTAGTGTAACTCATACACCTGAATTCTTAATTGATGCTGATGGTGACGTTGGTATAGGTGTAACCAATCCATCCTATAAACTACATGTAAATGGCCGGCTAAAAACCAACGGCATCAATGAAACCTCAGATGCGCGCCTTAAGAAAAATGTAAAAAGCCTTGATAAATCCCTTGAAAAAGTATTGGCACTGCGTGGCGTAAATTATGAATGGAGGACTGATGAATTTTCAGAAATGGAATTTACTGAAGGAATTGAACTCGGCCTCATAGCCCAGGAAGTGGAGAAAATCCTGCCCGAACTAGTGGATACCGATAATGAAGGCTACAAATCAGTTCAGTACAGCCACGTGGTTCCGCTTTTGATAGAAGCTATTAAGGAACAACAACTGATCATCAATGAAAAAGATCAGAAAATTGAGACTATAGAAGCTCTGAATATGGAGCAGGAAGAACGCATAAAAAAGCTTGAGAATGCTGTGTTTTCAAATACACGAGAATCGAATAAAATATCCGTACATCTTTAA
- a CDS encoding TonB-dependent receptor: MSNKAKQLIFFLIWIPVCLSAQECDLKISGQILDEHTRFPISFANIYIEESKKGTTSDTSGYFVLENICPGEKHLSISHIGCETIQLFFNIENDTALLVYLDHNSKLIHDITISGTSSKATLQEIESISSKEISENSNKNLANMLESISGVSTLRTGNSISKPVVHGLYGNRLTILNNGVAQSGQQWGNDHSPEIDPLVANKISVIKGVGALEYQGSSLGSIVLVEPEKIKKDPHLHGKGSYFFESNGLGHGLNLQLQSYSDKLAWKVNGTLKNKGDLRTADYYLNNTGNREANIALQLEKSFSEKWKTDLYFSSFNAKIGVLRGSHIGNLTDLENALEKEIPYFTEEEFSYKIDAPFQAVNHHLLKFHSKYLFNNKQWLDFTYAGQLNTRKEFDVRRSGRTDKPALSLRQISNFFELKYNHLFANGIHFKTGAQFNIEDNTNIPETGILPLIPDYLAYESGAFISANKNWEKLSMELGLRYDNIYQDVVAISNAPKEIVRYDNLFHNFSSAFGLTYEILRDIKLSYNLGYASRNPAINELYSNGLHQGVSGIEEGDPDLKNENALKSTLSADIHIKEKFFIKALGYFQNIQDYIYLNPQEEIRLTIRGAFPVFKYEQTDAQIYGLDISANYDFHKYFNANIRYSYIKGRDAGNDLPLINMPSNNIFGAISYQFPKVGSFKNLEIELNNQYVFEQKNLLDEQDFSTAPKGYNLIGFKSSIEKQLKKSRMNLYLRIDNLLNTEYRDYLNRQRYFADDLGINVIAGINLTF, from the coding sequence ATGTCCAATAAAGCAAAGCAACTTATTTTCTTTTTAATATGGATACCTGTATGCTTATCTGCACAGGAATGCGACTTGAAAATTTCAGGTCAAATTTTAGATGAGCATACCCGTTTTCCTATTTCATTTGCCAATATATACATAGAAGAAAGCAAGAAAGGAACCACCAGCGATACTTCAGGCTATTTTGTATTAGAAAATATTTGCCCCGGTGAAAAACACCTCAGTATCAGCCATATTGGCTGCGAAACCATTCAGTTATTTTTCAATATCGAAAACGACACTGCTTTACTCGTTTATTTAGACCACAACAGCAAGTTAATTCATGACATTACCATCAGCGGAACTTCTAGCAAAGCTACCTTACAGGAAATTGAATCCATTAGCTCAAAAGAAATCAGCGAAAATTCGAATAAAAATCTGGCGAATATGCTGGAATCCATTTCTGGTGTTAGTACCCTTAGGACAGGTAATAGCATTTCAAAACCGGTTGTTCATGGGCTTTATGGTAATAGATTAACCATTTTGAACAATGGCGTAGCTCAAAGCGGACAACAATGGGGCAATGACCACAGCCCAGAAATTGACCCGCTTGTCGCCAATAAAATATCCGTGATAAAAGGTGTTGGAGCACTGGAATACCAAGGGAGTTCATTGGGCAGTATAGTACTTGTAGAGCCCGAAAAAATCAAAAAAGACCCCCACTTGCACGGCAAGGGCAGTTACTTCTTTGAATCCAATGGATTGGGGCATGGGCTTAATTTACAATTGCAAAGCTACAGCGATAAACTGGCCTGGAAAGTGAACGGCACTTTGAAAAACAAGGGCGATTTGCGCACAGCAGATTATTACCTAAATAATACCGGAAATAGAGAAGCGAATATTGCTCTGCAATTGGAAAAGTCATTTTCCGAAAAATGGAAAACCGATCTGTATTTCAGTTCTTTTAATGCAAAAATCGGTGTTTTGAGAGGCTCCCATATCGGTAACTTAACTGATTTGGAAAATGCGCTGGAAAAAGAAATCCCCTATTTTACGGAAGAGGAATTCAGTTATAAGATTGACGCACCTTTTCAGGCTGTAAACCATCATTTATTAAAATTCCATTCAAAATATTTATTCAACAACAAACAATGGCTTGATTTTACCTATGCAGGGCAGCTCAATACCAGAAAGGAATTTGATGTGCGCAGAAGCGGCAGGACAGACAAACCAGCCTTAAGCCTCAGGCAAATTTCCAATTTTTTCGAATTGAAATACAATCATTTGTTTGCCAATGGTATCCATTTCAAAACAGGTGCGCAGTTTAATATCGAAGACAATACCAATATTCCCGAAACCGGAATCCTGCCACTGATTCCCGACTATTTGGCTTATGAAAGTGGAGCTTTTATTTCTGCAAATAAAAATTGGGAAAAACTTTCTATGGAGCTGGGTTTGAGATACGATAATATTTACCAAGATGTGGTTGCCATTTCAAATGCTCCAAAAGAAATTGTTCGTTACGACAATCTATTCCACAATTTCAGTTCTGCTTTTGGACTGACTTATGAAATTCTAAGAGATATTAAATTGAGTTATAATTTAGGTTATGCGTCCAGAAACCCTGCTATCAATGAATTGTACAGCAATGGACTGCATCAGGGCGTAAGCGGAATTGAAGAAGGCGACCCCGATTTAAAAAACGAAAATGCTTTAAAATCAACCCTATCTGCCGATATCCACATCAAAGAGAAATTTTTCATAAAAGCATTGGGCTATTTCCAAAATATACAGGATTATATTTATTTGAATCCACAAGAGGAAATCCGGCTGACCATTCGGGGGGCGTTTCCGGTATTTAAATACGAACAAACAGATGCTCAGATTTATGGACTGGATATTTCTGCCAACTATGATTTTCACAAATATTTCAATGCAAACATTCGCTACAGCTACATTAAAGGCCGAGATGCGGGAAATGATTTGCCATTGATAAACATGCCTTCAAATAATATTTTCGGGGCTATTTCTTATCAATTTCCTAAAGTTGGAAGCTTTAAAAATTTAGAAATTGAGCTGAACAATCAATATGTATTTGAGCAAAAAAACTTGCTTGACGAACAGGACTTCTCCACTGCCCCAAAAGGATACAATTTAATTGGGTTTAAATCTTCCATAGAAAAACAACTTAAAAAATCCAGGATGAATCTCTACTTGAGAATTGACAATTTATTGAATACGGAATACAGAGACTACCTCAACAGGCAAAGGTATTTTGCCGATGATCTTGGAATCAATGTCATTGCAGGCATTAATTTGACTTTTTAG